A single genomic interval of Labrus mixtus chromosome 6, fLabMix1.1, whole genome shotgun sequence harbors:
- the sfxn3 gene encoding sideroflexin-3: MKLCFSIHPRVPEGSKSPPGGAVILRGHTFSNTKKTNKKARMSGELSRDINIKEPRWDQGTFMGRAQHFFMVTDPRTVLLSSESLDEARVIVENYRAGIVKPGLTEDELWKAKYVYDSAFHPDTGEKMFVIGRMSAQVPMNMSITGCMLTFYRTTPAVVFWQWVNQSFNAVVNYTNRSGDAPMTVNQLGAAYVSATTGAVVTALGLKSLAARLPPIASRFVPFAAVAAANCINIPFMRQRELKYGIPVTDENGNRLGESANAAKQAIIQVVVSRIGMAVPAMAIPPVIMNALEKRAFMKRFPLLNAPIQVGLVGLCLVFATPLCCALFPQKSSMSVSGLEADLQERIRKASPETTKVYFNKGL; encoded by the exons ATGAAGCTGTGTTTTTCGATACACCCGAGAGTACCTGAAGGCAGCAAAAGTCCACCCGGTGGTGCTGTGATATTGAGAGgtcatacattttcaaatacaaagaaaacgAACAAG AAAGCCAGGATGTCTGGAGAGTTGTCCCGCGACATTAATATCAAGGAGCCAAGATGGGATCAAGGCACCTTCATGGGGCGCGCCCAGCATTTCTTCATGGTCACAGATCCCAGGACCGTCCTGCTGTCCTCTGAATCTTTGGACGAGGCCCGAGTAATCGTGGAGAACTACAG AGCCGGGATTGTGAAGCCAGGTTTGACAGAGGATGAGCTCTGGAAGGCCAAGTACGTCTACGACTCCGCCTTCCACCCAGACACAGGGGAGAAGATGTTTGTGATTGGCCGGATGTCTGCCCAGGTGCCAATGAACATGTCCATCACAGGCTGCATGCTCACCTTCTACAG GACTACGCCGGCAGTGGTGTTCTGGCAGTGGGTTAACCAGTCCTTCAACGCCGTCGTCAACTACACCAACCGCAGTGGAGATGCCCCCATGACCGTGAA TCAGCTGGGTGCCGCCTACGTCAGTGCCACTACAGGAGCTGTGGTCACAGCCCTGGGACTCAAGTCTCTAGCTGCG CGTCTTCCTCCAATCGCCAGCCGGTTCGTCCCTTTTGCTGCTGTCGCTGCTGCTAACTGTATCAACATTCCCTTCATGAGACAGAG GGAGTTGAAGTACGGTATCCCGGTGACAGATGAGAACGGAAACAGGTTGGGAGAGTCAGCCAATGCTGCCAAACAGGCGATCATACAGGTGGTGGTGTCGAGGATCGGCATGGCGGTGCCAGCAATGG CTATCCCCCCTGTTATCATGAATGCTCTGGAGAAAAGAGCTTTCATGAAG CGATTCCCACTTCTCAATGCTCCAATTCAAGTGGGACTTGTCGGCCTTTG ccTGGTGTTTGCCACTCCTTTGTGCTGCGCCCTGTTCCCACAGAAAAG CTCCATGAGCGTGAGCGGCCTGGAAGCAGATCTGCAGGAGAGGATACGAAAGGCCAGTCCCGAGACCACCAAGGTCTACTTCAACAAGGGCCTGTAG
- the LOC132975332 gene encoding peroxiredoxin-like 2A isoform X1, whose product MLSSGSGLELELFGMGMWSLGLGAVGAALAGIFLANTDLCLSKASNATLEYLEGADLRSTVADGEVIKAKSLWDKNGAVVMAVRRPGUFLCREEASELSSLKPLLEELGVPLVAVVKENVGTEIQDFRPHFAGDIYIDEEKRFYGPLQRRMGGLGFIRLGVWQNFMRAWRSGYQGNMNGEGFILGGVFVIGAGEQGILLEHREKEFGNKVDNADVSEAVKKIVAVK is encoded by the exons TGCTGTCCTCCGGGTCCGGGCTGGAGTTGGAGCTGTTTGGGATGGGAATGTGGTCATTGGGTCTGGGTGCTGTCGGAGCTGCATTAGCCGGGATCTTTCTGGCCAACACCGATCTGTGTCTGTCTAAAGCATCTAACGCAACGCTGGAGTACCTTGAAGGGGCTGACCTGCGCTCCACCGTAGCGG ATGGCGAGGTCATCAAAGCAAAGAGCCTGTGGGACAAGAACGGGGCTGTGGTCATGGCCGTACGGCGGCCCGGATGATTTTTGTGCAGAGAG GAGGCCTCTGAGCTGTCCTCTCTGAAGCCCCTGCTGGAAGAGCTCGGGGTCCCTCTGGTCGCTGTGGTGAAGGAGAACGTCGGCACAGAGATCCAGGACTTCAGACCGCACTTCGCTGGGGACATTTACATCGATGAAGAG AAACGCTTTTACGGCCCGCTGCAGAGGAGGATGGGGGGTCTGGGTTTCATTCGCCTCGGAGTGTGGCAGAACTTCATGCGGGCCTGGAGGTCGGGTTACCAGGGCAACATGAACGGCGAAGGGTTCATCTTGGGGGGAGTTTTTGTCATTGGAGCAGGAGAGCAG gggaTTCTCCTGGAACACCGAGAGAAGGAGTTCGGCAACAAGGTGGACAATGCAGACGTGTCCGAGGCTGTTAAGAAAATAGTGGCAGTGAAATAA
- the LOC132975332 gene encoding peroxiredoxin-like 2A isoform X2 produces the protein MGMWSLGLGAVGAALAGIFLANTDLCLSKASNATLEYLEGADLRSTVADGEVIKAKSLWDKNGAVVMAVRRPGUFLCREEASELSSLKPLLEELGVPLVAVVKENVGTEIQDFRPHFAGDIYIDEEKRFYGPLQRRMGGLGFIRLGVWQNFMRAWRSGYQGNMNGEGFILGGVFVIGAGEQGILLEHREKEFGNKVDNADVSEAVKKIVAVK, from the exons ATGGGAATGTGGTCATTGGGTCTGGGTGCTGTCGGAGCTGCATTAGCCGGGATCTTTCTGGCCAACACCGATCTGTGTCTGTCTAAAGCATCTAACGCAACGCTGGAGTACCTTGAAGGGGCTGACCTGCGCTCCACCGTAGCGG ATGGCGAGGTCATCAAAGCAAAGAGCCTGTGGGACAAGAACGGGGCTGTGGTCATGGCCGTACGGCGGCCCGGATGATTTTTGTGCAGAGAG GAGGCCTCTGAGCTGTCCTCTCTGAAGCCCCTGCTGGAAGAGCTCGGGGTCCCTCTGGTCGCTGTGGTGAAGGAGAACGTCGGCACAGAGATCCAGGACTTCAGACCGCACTTCGCTGGGGACATTTACATCGATGAAGAG AAACGCTTTTACGGCCCGCTGCAGAGGAGGATGGGGGGTCTGGGTTTCATTCGCCTCGGAGTGTGGCAGAACTTCATGCGGGCCTGGAGGTCGGGTTACCAGGGCAACATGAACGGCGAAGGGTTCATCTTGGGGGGAGTTTTTGTCATTGGAGCAGGAGAGCAG gggaTTCTCCTGGAACACCGAGAGAAGGAGTTCGGCAACAAGGTGGACAATGCAGACGTGTCCGAGGCTGTTAAGAAAATAGTGGCAGTGAAATAA